A genomic segment from Candidatus Acidulodesulfobacterium acidiphilum encodes:
- a CDS encoding ATP-binding protein — translation MIQFCTMKFYDRKYELDKLKEIYDLSAEFSHMVVITGRRRIGKTELIVKFAQKKDDIVYFFVSKKKPVVLLQEYRDILSLKIPFLKNTAFITFEDFFNFLFSYMKENRLIIIFDEFQNFESVEPSVFSVLQNYWDSKKNDIKGAFIFIGSVFSSMQRIFAGENEPLAGRTTAKLYIEPLKPSALVEMLEDYNVKTPSNLLFYYSLFGGVPKYYFLLDRYKLFPKSKAEVIKKLFCERNAPLQNEGREIFIEEFGKNYGVYFSILQSIASGNTQMVRIADYCGININSIGKYLEELTSLYKIIERKLPVTEYKVEAKIGRYRIIDNAVSFWFRYIYKNQSLIEIGEEKILLDKIYADLNTFMGFKFEELIKSILIEKNSDVGNNPLPFQFTKIGGFWTKKENIEIDIVAYNEEEKKIIFGECKLNGNGFNSIDVKKFKEKASFVKWERNIRAEYFALFSLVDVNEEIKIKLEKEKIKVYSLRNLL, via the coding sequence ATGATACAATTTTGTACTATGAAATTTTACGATAGAAAATATGAATTAGATAAACTTAAAGAAATTTACGACCTGTCGGCGGAATTTTCCCATATGGTCGTTATTACCGGACGAAGACGAATCGGCAAAACGGAACTTATAGTAAAATTTGCGCAAAAAAAAGACGACATAGTATATTTTTTTGTTTCTAAAAAGAAGCCCGTCGTATTGTTGCAGGAATATAGAGATATTTTGTCTTTAAAAATTCCTTTTCTAAAAAATACAGCATTTATAACGTTTGAAGACTTTTTTAATTTTCTTTTTAGTTATATGAAAGAAAATCGTTTAATAATAATTTTCGATGAGTTTCAAAATTTCGAAAGCGTGGAACCGTCGGTTTTTTCTGTATTGCAAAATTACTGGGATTCTAAAAAAAACGATATAAAAGGAGCATTTATTTTTATAGGTTCTGTTTTTTCGTCAATGCAAAGAATTTTTGCAGGAGAAAACGAACCGCTGGCGGGAAGAACTACTGCCAAATTATATATAGAACCTTTAAAACCGTCGGCGCTTGTAGAAATGCTTGAAGATTATAACGTTAAAACCCCTTCAAATCTTTTGTTTTATTATTCTTTATTCGGGGGCGTGCCAAAATATTATTTTTTACTCGATAGGTATAAATTATTTCCAAAATCCAAGGCGGAAGTTATTAAAAAATTATTCTGCGAACGCAATGCGCCGTTGCAAAATGAAGGCAGGGAGATTTTTATTGAAGAATTTGGGAAAAATTACGGAGTTTATTTTTCAATATTACAGTCCATTGCTTCCGGCAACACGCAAATGGTTCGTATCGCAGACTATTGCGGAATTAATATAAACAGTATAGGAAAATATCTTGAGGAACTTACCTCTTTATATAAAATTATAGAAAGAAAATTACCGGTAACGGAATATAAAGTTGAAGCCAAAATAGGCAGGTACCGTATTATAGATAATGCCGTAAGTTTTTGGTTCAGGTATATATATAAAAATCAAAGCCTTATAGAAATAGGAGAAGAAAAAATCCTTCTGGATAAAATATATGCCGATTTAAATACTTTTATGGGATTTAAATTTGAAGAATTAATAAAAAGCATATTGATAGAAAAAAATAGCGATGTCGGAAATAATCCTCTGCCTTTTCAGTTTACGAAAATAGGAGGATTCTGGACAAAAAAAGAAAATATCGAAATTGACATTGTAGCTTATAACGAAGAAGAGAAAAAAATTATTTTTGGAGAGTGTAAACTTAACGGCAACGGTTTTAACAGTATTGACGTTAAAAAATTTAAGGAAAAAGCCTCTTTCGTCAAATGGGAACGGAATATAAGAGCGGAATATTTCGCCTTGTTTTCTTTGGTCGACGTAAATGAGGAAATAAAAATAAAATTGGAAAAAGAAAAAATAAAAGTTTATAGTTTGAGAAATTTATTATGA
- a CDS encoding CRISPR system precrRNA processing endoribonuclease RAMP protein Cas6 — protein MVKVSNNLSDIKKIFKDFKAAKINFEIKAENDVFLPEYKGSTFRSVFGHIFKDVMCISHTGECNSCSFDKVCMFKKVFDSPPPSNSLKLRNYSAVPHPYVIEPPLDQKNFYKKNEIIKFSLILIGQAISLFPYFAYSFGLAGKKGIGKQKKGKFVITKIINDKDGELLYYYKNDELKPLNDFYAIDDFIQENNNENFSVNLKFITPTRIIFNEKLVSEPEFHMYIRNTLRRITNLNFFHCINRNIDDTDKSILNNEPQPELELDFNYYIEKSMPINCKKSLKWYSLDRYSNRQKTHMKLSGFIGDLSFEKVPFEYLWIIRLGELTHIGKNTTFGHGKYSITSIL, from the coding sequence ATGGTTAAAGTTAGTAATAATTTATCGGATATAAAAAAAATCTTTAAAGATTTCAAGGCCGCAAAAATTAACTTTGAAATCAAAGCCGAAAACGACGTTTTTCTCCCCGAATATAAAGGTTCTACTTTCAGAAGCGTATTCGGACATATTTTCAAAGACGTTATGTGCATATCGCATACGGGCGAATGCAACAGCTGCAGTTTTGATAAAGTTTGCATGTTTAAAAAAGTATTCGATTCTCCTCCGCCGTCTAATTCGCTGAAATTACGCAATTATTCAGCCGTTCCCCATCCGTATGTAATAGAACCGCCTCTGGACCAAAAAAATTTTTACAAAAAAAACGAAATAATAAAATTTTCGTTAATACTGATAGGACAGGCAATTTCCTTATTCCCATATTTTGCGTATTCTTTCGGACTTGCGGGGAAAAAAGGCATAGGCAAACAGAAAAAAGGCAAGTTTGTAATCACTAAAATAATAAACGATAAAGACGGCGAATTGTTATATTATTATAAAAACGACGAGCTTAAACCTTTGAACGATTTTTATGCAATCGATGATTTCATTCAAGAAAATAATAACGAAAATTTTTCCGTTAATTTAAAATTTATAACGCCGACCAGAATTATTTTCAACGAAAAGCTTGTTTCGGAACCGGAATTTCATATGTATATCAGAAACACTTTAAGAAGAATAACTAATTTAAATTTTTTCCACTGCATTAACCGTAACATCGACGATACGGATAAATCTATCCTAAATAACGAACCACAACCGGAATTAGAATTAGATTTCAATTATTATATAGAAAAATCAATGCCTATAAATTGCAAAAAATCATTAAAATGGTATTCTCTTGACAGATATTCCAATAGGCAGAAAACTCACATGAAATTAAGCGGTTTCATAGGCGATTTATCTTTCGAAAAAGTCCCGTTTGAATATTTATGGATTATAAGGCTGGGCGAATTGACGCATATCGGAAAAAACACGACTTTCGGACACGGTAAATACTCCATAACGTCTATCTTATAA
- a CDS encoding nucleotidyltransferase domain-containing protein, with translation MRLTEYEIKAIKETAVKFFGASSNAYIFGSRVDDAKKGGDIDIFIETDKNKDIFENKIKFLVELEKKIGERKIDVIIKNIDSDENLPIYKIARTQGVLLK, from the coding sequence ATGAGATTGACGGAATATGAAATTAAAGCGATTAAGGAAACAGCCGTAAAATTTTTCGGCGCAAGCTCAAATGCATATATATTCGGCTCAAGGGTTGACGACGCTAAAAAAGGCGGAGATATCGATATATTTATAGAAACTGATAAAAATAAAGATATTTTTGAAAATAAAATAAAATTTTTAGTCGAGCTTGAAAAAAAAATAGGCGAGCGAAAAATTGACGTGATAATAAAAAATATTGATTCCGACGAAAATTTGCCTATATATAAAATAGCTAGAACGCAGGGGGTGCTGCTTAAATAA
- the lexA gene encoding transcriptional repressor LexA, whose translation MMISKRQKNIIDFIIDYESKKGYAPSYDEICQGIGISSKSTVSKHIKALKGRGLIDTIQGKKRSLFLTEKYIKAKTNLNNHCTNDIKNKRYELLSMPIEVSFEEDTLYKKDNTNFIQLYGYIQAGYPVEAVQMKETITIPNWLVSKHSGELFALRVKGDSMIEDMIADKDIIILKKTEEVPNGKIVAAIVEGYEATLKRYYKLNDGTVKLIPANPAFKPIVLKENSVKIIGELIGLVRKY comes from the coding sequence ATGATGATAAGCAAAAGACAAAAAAATATTATCGACTTTATAATAGATTACGAAAGTAAAAAGGGTTATGCCCCATCTTATGATGAGATATGCCAGGGAATCGGCATATCTTCTAAATCCACAGTTTCTAAACATATAAAAGCTTTAAAAGGCCGTGGTTTAATAGATACAATTCAGGGTAAAAAGCGATCTCTATTTCTAACGGAAAAATATATTAAAGCTAAAACTAATTTAAATAATCATTGCACAAACGATATAAAAAATAAACGATATGAATTGTTATCTATGCCTATAGAGGTTTCTTTTGAAGAAGATACTTTATATAAAAAGGATAATACTAATTTTATACAGCTATACGGATATATTCAGGCAGGTTATCCGGTAGAAGCCGTTCAAATGAAAGAAACTATTACCATACCGAATTGGCTTGTCTCTAAACATTCTGGAGAGTTATTCGCTCTTAGGGTCAAAGGCGATTCAATGATTGAAGATATGATTGCAGACAAAGATATTATTATTTTAAAAAAAACCGAAGAAGTTCCCAACGGCAAGATAGTGGCGGCCATAGTTGAAGGATATGAAGCTACTCTAAAAAGATATTACAAGCTAAATGACGGCACTGTTAAACTTATACCTGCAAACCCTGCATTCAAACCTATCGTCCTAAAAGAAAATAGCGTTAAAATAATAGGAGAACTCATAGGCCTTGTTAGAAAATATTAA
- a CDS encoding site-specific DNA-methyltransferase: MIIDFLDNIFNEDVINMMKKIPDNSIDMIYSDPDYNVGIKYNNNIYTKKFENYIEWYIELAKESYRILKDTGNMFFINYPKQNSFLWIKYLDKACYDVHEYVWIYNTNIGHSPKRFTTAHRTILHCTKTKNNQWFKNSVAEEYLNPNDKRIKQNILNGSKGRMPYSWLYYDLVKNVSKYKTMHSCQIPIGLTEKILKASTKENDIVLIHFGGSGNEILLTKQLNRHYISAEIDKIYYDMILERIKNNGYIPQEYRLKYKKEKINKNCSDNVSSKYYDDIFNINLS, encoded by the coding sequence ATGATTATTGATTTTTTAGATAATATTTTTAATGAAGATGTCATTAATATGATGAAAAAAATACCCGATAATTCTATAGATATGATTTATAGCGATCCAGATTATAATGTAGGAATTAAATATAATAATAATATATATACTAAAAAATTTGAAAATTATATCGAATGGTATATAGAACTTGCAAAAGAATCTTATAGGATATTAAAAGATACCGGCAATATGTTTTTTATAAACTATCCAAAACAAAACTCTTTTTTATGGATTAAATATTTAGATAAAGCCTGCTACGACGTTCATGAATATGTATGGATTTACAATACAAACATTGGGCATTCGCCAAAAAGATTTACCACGGCACACAGAACTATATTGCATTGCACAAAAACTAAAAATAATCAATGGTTTAAAAATTCGGTAGCCGAAGAATATTTAAATCCAAACGATAAAAGGATTAAACAAAATATATTAAACGGCTCAAAGGGCAGAATGCCTTATTCGTGGTTATATTATGATTTAGTAAAAAACGTATCTAAATATAAAACAATGCATTCATGCCAGATACCTATCGGATTAACGGAAAAAATTTTAAAAGCTTCTACTAAAGAAAACGATATAGTTTTAATTCATTTTGGTGGTTCCGGCAACGAAATACTGTTAACCAAACAACTGAACAGGCATTATATCTCGGCAGAAATTGATAAAATTTATTACGATATGATATTGGAAAGAATAAAAAATAACGGCTATATACCTCAAGAATATAGGCTTAAATATAAAAAAGAAAAAATTAATAAAAATTGCTCGGATAACGTTTCTTCAAAATATTATGACGACATATTTAATATTAATTTATCTTAA
- a CDS encoding Bax inhibitor-1/YccA family protein has protein sequence MPFGNNNFGIGQGPRSYDYDITRGRAATQEGLSDFFRGVFTWMTIGLMLTGFISYFVAMDKPLVGYLYTHVMLFYVLMGIQLAAVLGLSFGINKLPADISEAIFLFYSALTGVTFSFIFLVYTNQSIEVVFFLTAVSFGLLAFLGYTTKRDLTEMGNFMMIGLFAIIIAMVVNFFLHSSTLMYVVSILGVVIFLGLTAYDMQKLKQIYLSGSFDTRKETVMGALTLYLDFINLFLMLLTLFGGGGRRR, from the coding sequence ATGCCGTTTGGAAATAATAATTTTGGCATTGGACAGGGGCCAAGAAGTTACGATTACGATATTACGCGCGGAAGGGCTGCTACGCAGGAGGGTCTGTCGGATTTTTTCAGGGGAGTTTTTACATGGATGACGATAGGTCTTATGCTTACGGGTTTTATATCTTATTTCGTGGCGATGGATAAACCTTTGGTGGGCTATCTTTATACGCACGTTATGTTGTTTTATGTCTTAATGGGAATTCAATTGGCGGCGGTTTTAGGCTTGTCTTTCGGAATCAATAAATTGCCGGCGGATATTAGCGAGGCTATATTTTTATTTTATTCCGCTCTTACCGGAGTAACTTTTTCTTTCATTTTTTTAGTATATACGAATCAGTCTATAGAGGTAGTATTTTTTCTTACCGCAGTGTCGTTTGGGCTTCTTGCGTTTTTAGGCTACACGACTAAAAGGGACCTTACGGAAATGGGTAACTTTATGATGATAGGGCTTTTTGCGATAATAATAGCTATGGTGGTAAATTTTTTCCTTCACAGTTCAACCCTTATGTATGTCGTATCTATTCTTGGAGTGGTAATTTTCTTAGGTCTTACTGCTTACGACATGCAGAAACTTAAACAGATATACTTAAGCGGTTCGTTTGATACAAGAAAAGAAACCGTTATGGGTGCTCTTACCCTTTATCTAGATTTCATAAACTTATTCCTTATGCTGCTTACATTATTCGGCGGCGGAGGCAGAAGAAGGTAA